The proteins below are encoded in one region of Streptomyces ficellus:
- a CDS encoding lysophospholipid acyltransferase family protein: MADAKVIPFDDDRSRSGAAGPRPGRRRALLGGGARRRNGEGAVSPLPGPQPPGEAPDGAGPGTDGTGGVEDARGGGAGVPGGDASGAGQWERRLAGGLAFLRRRITGEYEVDEFGYDAELTDQVLMSLLRPLYEGYFRVEVKGIENIPSEGGALVVANHSGVLPLDGLMMQVAVHDNHPAGRHLRLLAADLVFMLPVVNELARKAGHTLACAEDAERLLQRGEVVGVMPEGFKGIGKPFGERYKLQRFGRGGFVSTALRAGAPIVPCSIVGAEEIYPMIGNLKTLARVLGIPYFPVTPTFPWLGPLGALPLPTKWTIQFGEPIPTDGFPPEAAEDPMLMFNLTDQVREQIQHTLYKLLVQRRSVFF, from the coding sequence ATGGCGGACGCCAAGGTCATTCCGTTCGACGACGACCGGTCACGCTCGGGTGCGGCGGGCCCCAGGCCGGGGCGCCGGCGTGCCCTGCTGGGCGGCGGCGCACGGCGACGGAACGGCGAGGGCGCGGTGAGCCCGCTGCCGGGTCCCCAGCCGCCCGGTGAGGCGCCGGACGGGGCCGGGCCCGGCACGGACGGTACGGGCGGCGTGGAAGACGCGAGGGGCGGCGGGGCGGGGGTGCCGGGCGGAGACGCGAGTGGCGCCGGACAGTGGGAGCGGCGGCTCGCGGGCGGGCTGGCGTTCCTGCGGCGGCGGATCACCGGCGAGTACGAGGTCGACGAGTTCGGCTACGACGCGGAGCTCACCGACCAGGTCCTGATGTCGCTGCTCCGGCCGCTCTATGAGGGCTACTTCCGCGTCGAGGTGAAGGGCATCGAGAACATCCCGTCCGAGGGCGGGGCGCTGGTGGTGGCGAACCACTCCGGGGTGCTGCCGCTGGACGGGCTGATGATGCAGGTCGCCGTGCACGACAACCATCCGGCCGGGCGGCACCTGCGGCTGCTCGCCGCCGACCTCGTGTTCATGCTGCCGGTCGTCAACGAGCTGGCCCGGAAGGCGGGGCACACGCTGGCGTGCGCGGAGGACGCGGAGCGGCTGCTCCAGCGGGGCGAGGTCGTCGGGGTGATGCCGGAGGGCTTCAAGGGCATCGGCAAGCCCTTCGGCGAGCGCTACAAGCTCCAGCGGTTCGGCCGGGGCGGGTTCGTGTCGACCGCGCTGCGGGCGGGTGCGCCGATCGTGCCGTGCTCGATCGTGGGGGCGGAGGAGATCTACCCCATGATCGGGAACCTCAAGACGCTGGCCCGGGTGCTGGGCATTCCGTACTTCCCGGTCACGCCGACGTTCCCCTGGCTGGGCCCGCTGGGGGCGCTGCCGCTGCCGACGAAGTGGACCATCCAGTTCGGTGAGCCGATCCCGACGGACGGCTTCCCGCCGGAGGCGGCGGAGGACCCGATGCTGATGTTCAACCTGACGGACCAGGTCCGGGAGCAGATCCAGCACACGCTCTACAAGCTTCTGGTGCAGCGGCGGTCGGTCTTCTTCTGA
- a CDS encoding DUF5667 domain-containing protein: MIANVSAHRRANAFAQALEEQAAEQPEASVEPTEQGRLLALANGLGELPRPELAPEVKVVQRAQLVAAMEALFAEGAAGEGGASTGPTVPEQRAASGRGAHRATGLRKLRPRSRWSKGLAAGGLTVGVAAGAFSGVAAASSDALPGDSLYGLKRGMEDLKLGLADDDADRGEIYLNQASTRLSEARRLIERDRSGALDHESLGEIRRALNGMKHDAAEGHRLLLLAYERDGTIAPMATLNSFARSHREAWNGLRDRLPVQLTDVRDEVTDVFDAIDEEVGPLRSQLPQTPERSDGRSSGRPGATEDSSGTRPSHQAPSAPESRPSGSSSKPGPSSPGASATKDDGLLGGNTGGLLEPDPTTPLPSTGNSGGPTPPPAPDVTIPPILPGILPGLGIDEEDAR, translated from the coding sequence GTGATCGCGAACGTATCGGCGCACCGGCGGGCGAACGCCTTCGCCCAGGCCCTGGAAGAGCAGGCGGCCGAGCAGCCCGAGGCCTCGGTCGAACCGACCGAGCAGGGTCGGCTGTTGGCCCTGGCGAACGGTCTCGGCGAGCTGCCGAGACCGGAGTTGGCCCCCGAGGTGAAGGTGGTGCAGCGGGCGCAGCTCGTCGCCGCCATGGAGGCACTGTTCGCCGAGGGCGCGGCCGGCGAGGGTGGCGCGTCCACGGGCCCTACGGTGCCGGAGCAGCGGGCGGCGAGCGGGCGGGGCGCCCACCGGGCCACCGGGCTCCGGAAGTTGCGGCCCCGCTCACGCTGGTCGAAGGGGCTCGCCGCCGGCGGGCTCACGGTCGGGGTGGCGGCGGGCGCGTTCAGCGGAGTGGCCGCTGCCAGTTCCGACGCCCTCCCCGGTGACTCGCTCTACGGACTCAAACGCGGCATGGAGGACCTCAAGCTGGGTCTGGCGGACGACGACGCCGACCGGGGCGAGATCTACCTCAACCAGGCGTCCACCCGGCTCAGCGAGGCCCGCCGCCTCATCGAGCGGGACCGGTCCGGCGCGCTGGACCACGAGTCCCTGGGCGAGATCCGGCGAGCGCTCAACGGCATGAAGCACGACGCCGCCGAGGGCCACCGGCTGCTCCTCCTGGCCTACGAGCGGGACGGCACCATCGCCCCGATGGCCACGCTCAACTCGTTCGCCCGCAGCCACCGCGAGGCGTGGAACGGCCTGCGCGACCGGCTGCCCGTCCAGCTGACCGACGTGCGGGACGAGGTGACCGACGTCTTCGACGCCATAGACGAAGAGGTCGGACCGCTGCGGTCCCAGCTGCCGCAGACCCCGGAGCGCAGCGACGGCAGGAGCTCCGGCCGCCCGGGCGCCACCGAGGACTCCTCCGGCACCCGGCCGTCCCACCAGGCCCCCTCCGCCCCGGAGAGCCGCCCCTCCGGCAGCAGCAGCAAACCCGGCCCCTCCAGCCCGGGCGCCAGCGCGACGAAGGACGACGGCCTGCTCGGCGGCAACACGGGCGGCCTGCTCGAACCGGACCCGACGACACCCCTGCCGTCCACGGGCAACTCCGGCGGCCCCACCCCGCCGCCCGCCCCGGACGTCACCATCCCGCCGATCCTGCCCGGCATCCTCCCGGGCCTGGGCATCGACGAGGAAGACGCCCGGTAG